The window cccctcccccctccagacCCCACCAGCCCCATGGATGCTGGCACTCCTGTGGTAGAGAGTCATTCTTGCCAGGTGCCTTcctctcactgccctccccagACCATTCAGGAATGCCATCTGAGAGGCTGAGAGATGACAACAGCCAGGCTTAAGTGCCCCCCGTCCCCGAGGGCTGTGGCTTCTGCGGCCCCTCATGGACTCCCTCCGAGGTAGCAGGGACCAAAAGTCACGTGTGGGTGAGCAGGTGCCAACTTACCACCCCAGCCCCTTCACCTGCCCCGGGCCCAGAGCAGTCTCTCCTTTGGCCCCTTTGCCTGCCTTTCTGTGAACCCCTGAAATCACTCATTTTGAGGGTGGAGGAGGCCACGCCAAGCCCTGTTTCTCGTGGAGTGACTTGTCTCCCGCTCCCCTCCAAGACCCCCGAGCAAGGCACCAAGAAGGACAAGGACCATGTCATGTACCAAAAGCTAAAGGGAAAACGCCTCAGCCTGGTTCCTGGCAGCTACTCCAGGGACAACCCCAAGAAATCTGGTAAGGGGAGCATCCCACCCTAAGACGGGAAGATGGGATGCCAGAGTCGTCCCTCATAACTGCCCACCTGTCAGAGTTACAGGAAGCCCACACTGTTGTCAAAGCAGCAGGTTCCATGCCAGTCCAGCAGCCCTGGACCGTTGTGGAGCCCCACGTGGCTCTTTAGGGATCACACCACAAAAGGTGCGACCTGGACGGCAAGTGCGTGGATGTCCAGGCTCTGCCCACACCTGGGGGTTCTCTTCTCAGGGTGCCAGCAGAGTGTACCCCAGGTTCCTAAAAGCCAGTTTGATGATGGCAACCTCGTGAGCTCCAGATTATCTCACTGGTTTAGGTACAGTGACAATGTCAGTGTGACATACGAGGCACCACTCCTGCTGGCCCAAAACCCGCCAGGTGTCGCTCACACCCAGGAAGAAGTCGGCTTAGGTAATGCCAGATCCTCAGTTCCCAAGGCTGCCTGGGTTCGAACAGCTCTGTAGTGAACTTGGAGTTGTATAATCCGGGGTGAGTCTCTCCATCTGCAGGGGCCAGTTTTCACATCTAGAATGTGCAACAATAACATGACTTGCCTCACAATAGAGTTTTAGTGAGATGAGGCATATAAAGCATGTAGCCTGATACATAGTAGGTGGTCTATAAATGGTGGCGGCGGCTgtttctaagggaaaaaaatgctaaaattctCACGTGGGCTGTACCACGGTGTTGGAAAAACAGTTGCATTTATTGTGCCTGGCTTCTTGGAGAGGAGGTGTCTGGCAAAAGAAGTGGGAGGAGTGGCCGAAAGCTTTTGAGTAGGGGCTGGCAGGCCTCCCGTCCAAAATTACTCCCATCGTGCCCAGCAAAatgccctcttttccttttcattgaatACACCAAAGCCATCGTAACCCAACTGCGCTCACTTGCCTATCAGGTTTCAATATGATTGGCTCTAGATGCCGTGCAGAATTCTGGACTGAATTCTAGAACAACACTTtggtggaaaaactggtgaaatccaaagaAGCTGTGATGTGCCAAGGTTAACTTGTTAATTATCTTTTGACAAATATTCCCTGCTGGTGTGAGATGTTAACATGAGGAGAAACTGAGCAAGAGTGTACAGGAACTCTGTGCGCCATCTTTGCAACTAGATTGGCATAGGCCCTAGAGTTTTCTGTGACCCCCAGAGTCAAGTCTGGCTCCCGCTGAGCCCCTAAGCATCTGCAGATCTCCATTCCAGTGGTGGTTCCCTTTTCCCTGCCCCTTGCCAGAGCAGACACAGCCCCATGTCCTTCATTTCCCCCAAAACCGCTCACAGGAAGCCTTTGTGTGTAAACAGACTTTACTGAAGTTTAGggcaacaaaggaaaagaatttcaTGGCAGAAttctacagaaaacaaaacagaagttgaTTACAAAACCCTCTTAAGGGTTCGTCCAAGTCCTTTGTCCCCAGCCACCAGGAGATGTCCCCTGGCTACCTTTCCCTACTTTTCCCAGCTGTTCCACTCACCCCAGCACTGGAGCTAAAGTGAGCCCAAGTCTGGCCCCCAGATACAAGATTTAAGGAGGCACTCACTCTCTGGTATTGACTCTGCACTTGCGGGAGCCTGAGACTGAACACCTCCTTGAATTGCACCCTTGCCCCGGGCACTTTGCTGTCCTCACTCTACTCCTGGGCCTTCCTagctcccctctcttcctctgtttttcctctccctctcctccatcctCTGCTTTCCTCACCCCACAATTCCCATTGGCTTTTTACCTGGAAGGATCActtaatttcctttgttttactgTCTTACTCCACACTCAAAAGGAGTCTATCAAGATAATTTCCTAAACAAAGGCAGTTCCTTCCTTAAGAGAAAATCACTACCAGCTAATAAAATAATCCGTTTCATAACACTGCACAAAAATGCAAGCAGTTCTTTGGTTCTTTGCAGTACCCCCGCCCCAGCAAGACAAAATCCACCCAGTTCAACAGGGGACATTTTCCTCCCACCTGATGCAATACAACAAGTGGCCACTGGGGGGCAGCAGGTGCTCAGTTGCAGCAGGTGCTCAGAGGCACCCAGGAACCACCTTGGCATCCAGATGTGGCACCCAGGCACTGAATCAGGACTGAGCCTGAGCACAGCAAGGGGAGCTTCCAGAGAAGGATAGCAAGAGGCCTGAAATGAATGGGCAGGGTCTGCTTTTGGAGTCAAGTTCAAGACAAAGCAGCCCCTAGGAAAGACGTGGAGCTAGTTATGAGCTATGGCAGGAGTCCAAGTGGAGAAAAATATGGATGAAGTAAGGACCAGAACTCCTGGTCCTGGCCTCCCGTGGCCCCATGCAGCACCTGGATCATTGGTGTCCTTGTCAAGAGCCGGATCCCCCGGGTGTCCCAGGTTCCCTATCTGCAGAGTGAGGCCTTTGTACTATCATTGCCATGTTTCTGTGTGATCTGCTGAGCAAGAGTCTGTGAAGAATGGCCCTCAGATGATCCCCACCACCTCCAGAACTAGAATGTGACCACTCTGTCTGTACAGATACAACAACTCCCACTCATCCACGTTTTTAGTGTATGGTGGCCACAAAATCAAAATCTGTGACACAcagtgtgttctttatttttttttttacgtgtatttatttttgagacagagagagacagagcatgaacgggggaggggcagagagagagggagacacagaatgcaaagcaggctccaggctctgagctgtcagcacagagcccgatgcggggcttgaactcacggactgcgagatcatgacctgagccgaagtcggacgcccaactgactgagccacccaggctccccaacacaCCATGTGTTCTGAATGAGTGACACAGACCTGCCTCCAGCTCCAGAACCCTACAGCCAATAGAAAACATCAGTGATGACCCCCACGGGGAGCACTGTGCTTTTCAACACAGACCACTTCATCTTTGTCCGCCTCAATTTCACAAAAGCTCCCATTCACTCCTCCTAACAGCTAAAATGCCACCTCCATCCCGCCAATGACCACCACGCTGTTGCACCCAGGAGGCACTGGCCTGCTGCCACACTGCTGCTGTGGGCCACGGGccactcccttctccccacacttGAACTCCCTGAAAACACTCTCTTCTGTTTCCCCTTTCTCACCAACCCCTTGGCCCGCGTGGAGGGCCACTAAGTTGGTTTTGAATTTGTAAAAGGTCATTCTGGCTATGGTCCCATAAAAGACCCTGGGAAAGAAATTGGAGCCCATTTCCAAAGTAAATCTTGGCAAAGTCTGAGCCGGCTAACTTAGAAAAGGGGAATTTACTAGGTTTTCTctccctggggcccagggcaTTCCGTAGATGCCAGAGCAGGAGGGCATCCCTCATGCCGAGGGTTGGAGGGCAATGATACCCTCTGTCTCCATGAGCACAGAGTCAGCCCCTGGAGCCCCAACTACAGCCCAGTAGAAATCTAACTTATCTGTTCAGCCACAGACTCAGGAATGTGGGTCACTTATGCCCAGGTGGTAGCCAGGTCAGATGCCCAGAAAAAGGGACCAACAACCTGGGTTCACATTTTCCTAGATCCATCACTAATTAGCTATGGTGTCTTGGGCATGTGACTTAATCTCTCTGATCCTCAactttctcatttgttaaatggaCACGATATGGCAGTGCAACTGTAGTGCCCCCCACTCTAGAAAGCTCCttgaacactgcctggcacagaagtcactcaataaatgctagttcAGATGTTTAATTATCATTACCATTTATATTACTACTCTTCTTTCCTACATGAGACTTACCTTGACCTAGATGATACTCAGATATCTCCGAAAAAGCTATGCTTCTTTCTCCAAGAGATTTCCCATTTGCGTTGGTGAGGCTAAGCAGCTCATGATTCTTCTGGAACATAGTACCAATTTGCACTACGCGTGAACAGGGCTGCTAAGGCCACCTGGCCAGGGAccggctgtcagcgcagagcaccATACTGGGCATACAGACTCCCAGTTCGGCCACTAACTCATACGAGACCTTGGGTGAATCACAGTGTGCCTCTTTCCAGGCTGCTGTCCCTGAATTTATATAACTGTTGGAGGTCTAGACCCATTCCCCCTAGACATAGCCCGGTAAAATTCCCAAACTTTCTTGATGAAATCTTGCAAGCTTACAAGGAGAACAATCtacttacaaaggaaaaaagaaaatgccctaAGTGAGAGCAAAGACCCCAAACTAGCAAATAACTGGTTTACAGATCAGAATCTAGATACACTTAAAATTGGGTTTAATATGGAAAGACAACAGAAGAATAGGCCAAGAGATAACaagaaagacaaacaaatgaGGTGGAATTAAGGCTAAAAAGAAACATGTCAGGTAAAAgagggatatttttaaatgttaaagagaaTAAGTAATAAACCTAAGCCTACACACACCAAAAAATATACTAGCTGAATACATAGTTATTGAGAACCGCAAAGAGAATCTAACAAAAACACAAGTATAGTGGGAGATTCTAATAtgcctctttgatttctttatatgCCTCTTTTTGAATCAAACAGATCAAACAGACTTAACTTTATATTTGAACAGAGAATGCGTTTTTATGTGGCTAAAAAATATCTACAAAACTCATCTGCATTTTCACCTCAAAGAAAACATTGACATTCACAAAGCAAAGATCCTAGGGCCATGGCATTATCCTAAAGCAATAattagaaataacatttaaattaaaagatactCCCAACTCAGCAGtcataaatgaacaaatacactCCTAAAATACCCTGTATCAGAGGTGGGGGGGAAACTCATGAAAATAAGCCCGTTTCTTACGAAAACCTATGGGAACAAAGGCGGAATCTAGCCTCAGAagaaaatttattgtaaaaactaaaactaataaTTCTTACCTTTATAacacaaaaaaatgtaagaaaaaaactaatactTGTAGCAATCCATTATTTACAAGAagatagaagaaataatttatgtgaaaaaGAGAGCTTTAATACATTAAGTAAATACCAGCTGAGATTAATGAAACCCAAgctaaaaaatagttaaaaggaTCAATCCAaagctagtttaaaaaaaaaatgttataatgtttattcattttgagggggtcgcaaaggaggggcagagagagtgggagacacagaatctgaagcaggctccaagttccgcactgtcagcacagagcctgatgcagggctcgaacccaggatccttgagatcatggcccaagctgacgtcggacgcttaactgactgagccacccaggcgcccccccccaaagctaattttttgaaaaagcaaatgacGAGTAGTATGAACTTTTCGTGACCATCATTAAAAAgagtaggggtacctgggtggctcagtcaggtaagcatccgactactcttggtttctgttcaggtcatgatctcgcaatcggTAAGATCGAGCTccccatcaggctttgcactgagcacggagtctgcttgggactctctctctctccctcactctggcCTTTCCCTGTTtgtatgcacacactctctctctcttcaaataaataaataaacttaaaaagaaaagagcaaaaatgtCGAATTTTGTATGGAGAGAATGTATAAGCAAAGATGAGAAATACATGAACTGAGCTGTAATAGAACACTATATACACCTCTCTCTGATACATttgaaaacctagaagaaatagatcatTTCCTCTTatactttaaattattaaaattgatatcataggcgcctgggtggctcagtcagctgagtgtctgactttggctcaggtcatgatctcacagtctgtgagttcgagccccgcatcgggctctgtgctgacagctcagagcctggagcctgctttggattctgtgtttccgtttctctctgcccctccccaactcatgttctttctctctctctctctctctctctctctctcaaaaataaataataagcattaaaattttttttaattgatataataaagaaacattgagGAGAGCAATTTCTGAAGTAAAAATTGAAAGGTGGTTGACACTTTCCCACTGAAAAAGTCACCAGGACAAAAGGCTTCACATTTGATTCTATCTAACCTTTTCAAGAACAAATGATCTCGATATCACTTCAACTATTTTGGACCATATAACATACAGACATTCCTGCATTAATCCCACAAGTCACCATAAccacaatattaaaatatttgcaaagaagtaatatagatgcaaaaaatttaaaaattttagcaaatatgCCAACTGTATGAAAATAGATCAACTATTTCAATGTGTGAAATTAATaacacaccatgaccaagtgggatttcttGTAGTGGTTAGGAAAGGTTAGATTATCAATATCAGAATATCTAAGAACATAATTTATTCCATtagtaaaataaaggaaaaaccaTATGGGCATGTCAGTAAGTGACAGAAAAGCAGTAAGTAGAGTCAAACAATGATTACTAATAAAAACTCTATGTAACCTAAGAATTATTAAGCTGATAAATATTATAAAGCATATCAAAACTAGTGGCAAGTATCATTCTAAATGACAAAGtgctaattattttaattaaaagcaggAACAAAATGAGGCATGACTGCTCTCATCATTATTGACATTGTGTTAGAACATCTGTCAAATGCAGTATGTCAAGAACAGTatatacattttctaaatgttacAAGGAAGCTATTTTCATTGTTCCCCTGGTATGATTACGTATCTCTAAAACTCAAGAAATTCTTGTAAAGAAAGAATAGAATGTAGTTTTGTTGTTACTGgactagaaaaaaatacattgtgaaGCAATAGTCTTTTCTCTATACTAGTCATACCAGTCAGAAATGGAAATGGGGAGAATATATTCCCTTctcattagtaaaaaaaaaaaaaaaagctacaaaatacCAAGTGGTAAAtttagcaagaagaaaaaaaattaaattctccaaACACTCGCCCCCACAGTATTTAAATTCAGTCCAAACCACATATTTGGGTAACATCTGACACTCACCATTTAATTTCATACATTTGTGTCTTTGTGCATGCTGTTCCTCCTTCCCATTTCCATTTCATACCTGCACATACTGTTCCTCctgccacacatgttgttcctcctgCTGCACATGCTATTCCTCctgccacacatgttgttcctcctgctgcacatgctgttcctcctGCTCGCACATGCTGTTCCTCCTGCCTGCAATACTTTTCTCCCCTTTTCATCTAataatctgtttttcctttaaaaaccatGTCAGAGTTTATTTCAGATAGCTTCCCCTACCTCCTCTAGGCTAAGTTTCCCTGTAggtgaggagggaaagaagagaaggtcTAGAGGGGCACTAAAGacaagagggaaggggagggagctgggggaggcagggagaaaggagggaggaaaagacaaGTGAGAATTCAGCCAATGCCAAGAAGAGACTGCAAACCTTGAAGTGACCTCGTATCTCACAACAGGCAATCGTTTGAAGCCCGTGCAGACTCGCCAGCCTCACCCCTTCCTGTCCGCCCCTCCTCTCACCTCTACAAGGCTCTAACTCCCTGCTGTGCCATCTGTCCAATTGCAGAACTAGACATCAAGGATGCCATCGTCCTGGAGTCCACTCAACGGTCCGTGCCATACCATCGACAAAGCATCATCGACCCCATGCTCCAGGACCCTCTCTTTAGCACTCGGAGGTCGACGCTCTTGAGAGACTGGGTGGTAGGCAGGATGCCCGAGGTCTCCTACGAGCGCAAGCTGAAGAGCCTCATGGAGAAGGGCGCCGAGCCCAAGGTGGAGACGGTGAGAATGCTGAAGCCGGAGGAGGTGCTGAGCTGCCGGTGAGTCTCCACAGTCTGGTTCAGACACCGGGGCTaagcccgggggagggggggggcggcggtGGCAGGATGGGGCTCCGTCTTTGTGACCTGAAGGGCTGACCCAGGGCCGAAGCCGCTGGGTTTCCAGCAGCCCCAGCTGCTGGGGTACCAGCTCTTGGATGAGGCGCAACATTTAGGTGCTGCCATTTTGATGCCACGCCTCTGGACACCTTCACCACCCCTGCAGTATTTCTGTACGTTTCACAGTACAAACCATGAATATTATCCACAATGAAAGAATCAGTTGTCTGTGGCCTGGTTTTAACAGGAAATCCCTCTGAGGGCCTTCACACGGCAGTGTCAAGTTGCTGGTGATAGGAGCCACCCTCCCTCCTCAGTTGGCTGCCTACTGTATGTTTGGGGTTTTAGACTCCAGAAGGTACTATGAATAGAGTGTGAGCCATTTGCTGTTTACTGTTCTCACTAAAGGTCTTCTTTCTCACTTGTTCTTTTTGCAATTTATCAGGACCTGCTGGTTTCCGCCCCCAGATTCAAGCGCCCCTCCCAAGCCCTTTCCTGTAAAGATGTAACTGATAAGATTCAGAGACTTCAGTAGGGGAAACGGACAACAGAATAATGTGGATGTCCTGTAGACTGAACAGCAGTGAACTCATCTGTAGAGTTAAGATTGGCCTCAGATGCCTGGCACGCAGTGACCCCATTCCAAAGTCCTGCTCTGCTCACTGACTGGCTGAGAGATGGATGGGTAGAATGGCAGGCTCCCCCACTGAAGGGGGCTTCTAGCTTGACCTCTCCACGGATGGGTGACTTTGGCTATGGCTTTCAGTCTGACAGGGGGATTCTAGTGGACTCTGGCCAACGGACAGCCTACCTGGGCTCAATAGTGGGCAGAAAAGAGATTTGGACAGGGCCCCTACCCtccaaggagggagagagaatatttggAGAGATGGCATCCAATAAGCCATccaagaaaaagatgaaattgtCCATAACGGGATAGTGAGTGCTCACACGTACATTTGTGTGAGATCTTCCAGAGCTGTGCTGGTCACAGACGGAAGGGGCAGACCCTGACTGGTGCTGTCATGGAAAAGTagtcccgacatggggctggagaGTGGGATCTAAGATGGCTATAAGACCAGGTAAGCTCTGGGCAGAtcttgaaggagagggagaccaTTCCCAATGGTTGTATCAATATCCAGCTCTTCCCCCATCAACTGTAGCAAAGAAACCAGCAGGTGGCCTGAGTAGGGGGACTACCTCCTTTACTAAAGCTGGGAACAAGGTCAAGATTGCTGGTAGAATACAGAGCTCTCAGGATATGACGATAGAGATACTCTCTAGACCACACAGCATAGATGGGACCAATTCCACTCTCCAGTGTAAGTTAGAATTGTGGAGCTTTAGCTAAGATTTTAAATCAATGGC is drawn from Felis catus isolate Fca126 chromosome E2, F.catus_Fca126_mat1.0, whole genome shotgun sequence and contains these coding sequences:
- the CE2H16orf78 gene encoding uncharacterized protein C16orf78 homolog isoform X2, encoding MFWLDSKTRRPSCGFRLEAMAGKSQPHRNPTGRYPLKQLGRKKRKAEASPKSRKGTTRQPSLRRVEEATPSPVSRGVTCLPLPSKTPEQGTKKDKDHVMYQKLKGKRLSLVPGSYSRDNPKKSELDIKDAIVLESTQRSVPYHRQSIIDPMLQDPLFSTRRSTLLRDWVVGRMPEVSYERKLKSLMEKGAEPKVETVRMLKPEEVLSCRYLRLSKNNIRTLLKLCKDAGMNVDIHPHMVEGEIDAKKFSGMQMKNTRQYHQHHQNG
- the CE2H16orf78 gene encoding uncharacterized protein C16orf78 homolog isoform X7, coding for MTEPSENLKDSMPTERKSMWRTSEERRMSDLTRVLEWLQRRQGKKKQTFQKPNWAVPPKTTGKEEKKGRSIPKKQKGNHQAAFSEKTPEQGTKKDKDHVMYQKLKGKRLSLVPGSYSRDNPKKSELDIKDAIVLESTQRSVPYHRQSIIDPMLQDPLFSTRRSTLLRDWVVGRMPEVSYERKLKSLMEKGAEPKVETVRMLKPEEVLSCRFQECK
- the CE2H16orf78 gene encoding uncharacterized protein C16orf78 homolog isoform X5, with the protein product MTEPSENLKDSMPTERKSMWRTSEERRMSDLTRVLEWLQRRQGKKKQTFQKPNWAVPPKTTGKEEKKGRSIPKKQKGNHQAAFSEKTPEQGTKKDKDHVMYQKLKGKRLSLVPGSYSRDNPKKSELDIKDAIVLESTQRSVPYHRQSIIDPMLQDPLFSTRRSTLLRDWVVGRMPEVSYERKLKSLMEKGAEPKVETVRMLKPEEVLSCRTCWFPPPDSSAPPKPFPVKM
- the CE2H16orf78 gene encoding uncharacterized protein C16orf78 homolog isoform X9 — its product is MTEPSENLKDSMPTERKSMWRTSEERRMSDLTRVLEWLQRRQGKKKQTFQKPNWAVPPKTTGKEEKKGRSIPKKQKGNHQAAFSEKTPEQGTKKDKDHVMYQKLKGKRLSLVPGSYSRDNPKKSELDIKDAIVLESTQRSVPYHRQSIIDPMLQDPLFSTRRSTLLRDWVVGRMPEVSYERKLKSLMEKGAEPKVETVRMLKPEEVLSCRKSL
- the CE2H16orf78 gene encoding uncharacterized protein C16orf78 homolog isoform X8, with amino-acid sequence MTEPSENLKDSMPTERKSMWRTSEERRMSDLTRVLEWLQRRQGKKKQTFQKPNWAVPPKTTGKEEKKGRSIPKKQKGNHQAAFSEKTPEQGTKKDKDHVMYQKLKGKRLSLVPGSYSRDNPKKSELDIKDAIVLESTQRSVPYHRQSIIDPMLQDPLFSTRRSTLLRDWVVGRMPEVSYERKLKSLMEKGAEPKVETVRMLKPEEVLSCRLWHH
- the CE2H16orf78 gene encoding uncharacterized protein C16orf78 homolog isoform X6 — translated: MTEPSENLKDSMPTERKSMWRTSEERRMSDLTRVLEWLQRRQGKKKQTFQKPNWAVPPKTTGKEEKKGRSIPKKQKGNHQAAFSEKTPEQGTKKDKDHVMYQKLKGKRLSLVPGSYSRDNPKKSELDIKDAIVLESTQRSVPYHRQSIIDPMLQDPLFSTRRSTLLRDWVVGRMPEVSYERKLKSLMEKGAEPKVETVRMLKPEEVLSCRAEAAGFPAAPAAGVPALG